Proteins encoded in a region of the Panicum hallii strain FIL2 chromosome 3, PHallii_v3.1, whole genome shotgun sequence genome:
- the LOC112887227 gene encoding LOB domain-containing protein 1-like, with protein sequence MDSSSSDTAATAALPPGGASTPPTSPQPQQPAVVLSPCAACKILRRRCVDRCVLAPYFPPTEPHKFATAHRVFGASNIIKLLQELPEEHRADAVSSMVYEASARIRDPVYGCAGAICQLQKQVNDLKAQLARAHAELAGARAQHAHLLALLCVEVAAASSPAYCAVDYPSAQLAAAAPAAQADALYVIDGGSGSGLQLQSSPVSWADEPLWT encoded by the exons ATGGACTCCTCCTCGAGCGACACAGCTGCCAccgccgcgctgccgcccgGCGGGGCCTCGACGCCTCCCACGTcgccgcagccgcagcagccGGCGGTGGTGCTGAGCCCCTGCGCCGCGTGCAAGATCCTCCGGCGCCGCTGCGTCGACCGCTGCGTGCTGGCGCCCTACTTCCCGCCCACCGAGCCCCACAAGTTCGCCACCGCGCACCGCGTCTTCGGCGCCAGCAACATCATCAAGCTCCTCCAG GAGCTGCCGGAGGAGCACCGCGCCGACGCGGTGAGCAGCATGGTGTACGAGGCGAGCGCGCGCATCCGCGACCCCGTCTACGGCTGCGCCGGCGCCATCTGCCAGCTGCAGAAGCAGGTCAACGACCTCAAGGCGCAACTGGCGCGCgcccacgccgagctcgccggcgcccgcgcgcAGCACGCGCACCTCCTCGCGCTGCTCTGCGTCGAGGTCGCCGCCGCGTCCTCCCCCGCCTACTGCGCCGTTGACTACCCCTCCGCGCAGCTCGCGGCGGCCGCCCCCGCGGCGCAGGCAGACGCGCTGTACGTcatcgacggcggcagcggcagcggcctgcAGCTGCAGTCCAGCCCCGTCAGCTGGGCCGACGAGCCGCTCTGGACATGA